Proteins co-encoded in one Nonomuraea helvata genomic window:
- a CDS encoding dihydrofolate reductase family protein: MRKLVNYIGVSLDGYIAGPNAEFDFYPVSDQMAAWINTRYPETLPTHIRKLVGLEGVPNKVFDTLVMGRGTYEPALDVPTTSPYSHLRQYVVSSTLTIDDATVQVETGDPIELIRRLKVEDTGMDIYLCGGGKLVASLLPEIDEIILKSYPVVAGTGIPMFSGQFRPTLFTPTRRESFDNGAQVTWLTRA; encoded by the coding sequence ATGCGGAAGCTTGTCAACTACATCGGCGTCTCACTTGACGGCTACATCGCAGGCCCCAACGCCGAGTTCGACTTCTATCCCGTGTCGGACCAGATGGCCGCCTGGATCAACACCCGCTACCCCGAGACGCTCCCCACCCACATCCGCAAGCTCGTCGGCCTCGAGGGCGTGCCCAACAAGGTCTTCGACACGCTGGTGATGGGCCGCGGCACCTACGAGCCGGCCCTGGACGTCCCCACCACCAGCCCGTACTCCCACCTGCGCCAGTACGTCGTCTCCAGCACGCTGACGATCGACGACGCGACGGTGCAGGTGGAGACAGGCGACCCGATCGAGCTCATCCGGCGGCTGAAGGTCGAGGACACCGGCATGGACATCTACCTCTGCGGCGGCGGCAAGCTCGTCGCCTCCCTGCTCCCGGAGATCGACGAGATCATCCTCAAGAGCTACCCCGTGGTGGCGGGTACGGGCATCCCCATGTTCTCCGGACAGTTCCGCCCCACCCTGTTCACCCCCACCCGGCGCGAGTCCTTCGACAATGGCGCCCAGGTCACCTGGCTCACCAGGGCCTAG
- a CDS encoding RNA polymerase sigma factor: MTMSLDGAIADPERFATVFDAHYEEIRRYIGRRLDIDIAEDLAAETFLIAFRRRGSFDAAKGGIRAWLYGIATHLIGRHRRVELRRYRALAKSAPSAADGFHDLRSSLVAAGQAGTRRNAGVVGAGLRLTRTKGPC, encoded by the coding sequence ATGACCATGTCCCTGGACGGAGCGATCGCCGATCCCGAGCGGTTCGCCACCGTCTTCGATGCGCACTATGAGGAGATACGCCGCTACATCGGCCGTCGCCTCGACATCGACATCGCCGAGGACCTCGCCGCCGAGACCTTCCTCATCGCATTCCGCCGGCGCGGCAGTTTCGACGCCGCCAAAGGCGGCATCAGAGCCTGGCTGTACGGCATCGCCACCCACCTCATCGGCAGGCACCGGCGTGTCGAGCTCCGGCGCTACCGGGCACTGGCCAAATCCGCCCCGTCTGCTGCCGACGGCTTCCACGACCTTCGCTCGTCGTTGGTAGCAGCGGGCCAGGCGGGTACGCGCCGCAATGCCGGCGTTGTAGGCGCCGGATTGCGTTTGACCAGGACGAAAGGCCCCTGCTAG
- a CDS encoding zinc-binding dehydrogenase, whose product MSTRALIVDPSTPTSIGFGEIATPVAGPGQLLVEVRHVSLNYADLNNALSGRVPVGAPLGLDAAGVVLQGAADGSGPAVGTRVVLFAYGAFAERVAVDVSAVAEVPAGVGLAEAAALPTAGLAALRSLRSAGIAPGKRVLVTGASGGVGRYAVRLAAHAGAHVIASVGSPTRGAGLADVGADEVVVGLDDLKEAVDIVVETVGGPHLVTAWELLAPGGSLQSVGWTSGEPAVFPPYATVGPPKTLTSYVNEFAAADDLAELVRLVAEGTLVPEISWRGSWERFAEAADALRGRRVAGKAVFDVKPHA is encoded by the coding sequence ATGTCCACGCGCGCCCTCATCGTCGACCCGTCCACCCCTACCAGCATCGGCTTCGGGGAGATCGCCACTCCCGTCGCCGGGCCTGGACAACTGCTCGTTGAAGTGCGGCATGTCTCGCTCAACTATGCGGACCTCAACAATGCGCTCTCCGGACGCGTTCCGGTCGGGGCGCCGCTGGGCCTCGACGCGGCCGGGGTCGTCCTGCAGGGAGCGGCGGACGGCTCCGGCCCCGCTGTCGGAACGCGTGTCGTCCTCTTCGCCTACGGTGCGTTCGCGGAGCGGGTGGCCGTCGATGTGTCGGCGGTAGCCGAAGTTCCGGCCGGTGTAGGACTGGCCGAGGCGGCCGCATTGCCGACGGCGGGTCTGGCCGCGCTCCGCTCGCTGCGGAGCGCCGGGATCGCACCCGGCAAGCGCGTGCTGGTGACCGGCGCCTCGGGTGGCGTGGGACGATACGCCGTGCGACTCGCCGCCCACGCCGGAGCGCATGTCATCGCCTCTGTCGGCTCCCCCACGCGCGGCGCCGGCCTCGCCGACGTGGGCGCCGATGAAGTGGTCGTCGGCCTGGACGACCTCAAAGAAGCCGTCGACATCGTCGTGGAGACGGTCGGCGGACCCCATCTGGTCACCGCCTGGGAGCTCCTTGCTCCCGGCGGCAGCCTCCAGTCCGTCGGGTGGACCTCGGGCGAGCCGGCTGTCTTCCCGCCCTATGCGACCGTCGGCCCGCCCAAGACGCTCACGTCGTATGTCAACGAGTTCGCAGCCGCCGACGACCTGGCCGAACTGGTACGACTCGTCGCTGAAGGCACCCTTGTTCCCGAGATCAGCTGGCGCGGCTCCTGGGAACGCTTCGCCGAGGCAGCCGACGCGCTGCGCGGCCGGCGCGTGGCAGGCAAGGCGGTCTTCGACGTCAAGCCTCACGCGTGA
- a CDS encoding extracellular catalytic domain type 1 short-chain-length polyhydroxyalkanoate depolymerase has protein sequence MRRLTTVLASACAAALFAVMTVVLGSPAVAATLVEVTSFGNNPGNMRMHVYVPDSHPASPAIVVAMHGCGGSGPGFYQGSEFASLADRYGFIVIYPTATQSAGFGNCFDTWSDAAKQRGGGSDPVSIISMINYVERNYQGDPNRVYATGSSSGGMMTQHMLAVYPDVFKAGASFMGVPFNCFAGASDYPPGSSRCTGGSMDRTPQQWGDAVRQAYPGYSGPRPRMQLWHGTSDTLVPYSLLRESIEQWTNVFGLSQNPTSTDTPQANWTRSRYANPSGTVQVEAYSIQGAGHVLPQSGMARYAIEFFGLTTSPADTTPPSTPGTPVASNVTASTATLTWTASTDQGGSGLAGYNIYREQGATDPQLGQSTTASITLTGLSANTQYQVYVRARDGAGNLSGNSVPATFTTAATGGDTTPPTAPAGLTASGTTATGTSLTWTASTDDTGVTGYEILRAPGATGGTFTLVGTSATTSFTDTGLTANTTYRYQVRARDAAGNVSPISNTVQITTQGGTTGACSATPTVQSQWGNGYVIQPLTITNTSTSTITSWTVTFTLPAGHTLTGSWNATVTTSGQTVTVRSVSHNGTLAPGASTTSFGFQASRPNGNTALPSGYTCA, from the coding sequence ATGAGACGATTGACCACGGTGCTGGCTAGTGCCTGCGCCGCGGCGCTCTTTGCCGTCATGACCGTGGTACTCGGATCGCCGGCCGTCGCCGCCACTCTGGTGGAGGTGACCAGCTTCGGCAACAACCCGGGCAACATGCGGATGCACGTCTATGTGCCGGACTCGCACCCGGCCTCGCCGGCGATCGTGGTTGCGATGCATGGCTGCGGCGGCTCCGGTCCTGGCTTCTACCAGGGCAGTGAGTTCGCCTCGCTGGCGGATCGATATGGCTTCATCGTCATCTACCCGACCGCCACCCAGTCGGCAGGGTTCGGCAACTGCTTCGACACCTGGTCGGACGCGGCCAAACAGCGCGGCGGCGGCAGCGATCCGGTCTCGATCATCTCAATGATCAACTATGTCGAGCGGAACTATCAGGGAGACCCGAACCGGGTCTACGCCACTGGAAGCTCGTCCGGCGGCATGATGACCCAGCACATGCTCGCCGTCTACCCGGACGTGTTCAAGGCAGGGGCCTCCTTCATGGGTGTGCCCTTCAACTGCTTCGCCGGCGCCTCCGACTATCCGCCCGGAAGCAGCAGGTGCACCGGCGGGAGCATGGACCGAACACCCCAGCAGTGGGGCGATGCGGTCCGCCAGGCGTACCCGGGATATTCCGGCCCCCGCCCGCGCATGCAACTGTGGCACGGCACCAGCGACACCCTCGTGCCCTACTCGCTGCTGCGAGAGTCGATCGAGCAGTGGACCAATGTGTTCGGGCTGAGCCAGAACCCGACCAGCACCGACACCCCGCAGGCGAACTGGACCCGCAGCCGGTACGCCAATCCGTCCGGCACCGTGCAGGTGGAGGCGTACAGCATCCAGGGCGCCGGGCATGTTCTTCCGCAGAGCGGTATGGCCCGCTACGCCATCGAGTTCTTCGGCTTGACCACCAGTCCGGCCGACACCACGCCGCCGAGCACGCCAGGCACCCCGGTCGCGTCCAACGTGACCGCCTCCACTGCCACACTGACCTGGACCGCGTCCACCGACCAGGGCGGCTCCGGCTTGGCCGGCTACAACATCTACCGGGAGCAGGGCGCCACCGACCCGCAGCTCGGCCAGTCCACCACCGCCTCGATCACCTTGACCGGGCTGAGCGCCAACACCCAATACCAGGTGTACGTACGGGCGCGTGACGGCGCGGGCAACCTGTCGGGCAACTCCGTGCCGGCCACCTTCACCACGGCCGCCACCGGAGGCGACACCACGCCGCCGACCGCCCCGGCCGGGCTCACCGCCTCGGGCACCACCGCAACCGGCACCAGCCTGACCTGGACGGCCTCCACTGACGACACCGGTGTGACCGGCTATGAGATCCTGCGCGCTCCCGGCGCGACGGGCGGCACGTTCACCCTGGTCGGCACCTCGGCCACGACCTCATTCACCGACACGGGCCTGACCGCGAACACCACCTACCGCTACCAGGTCCGGGCGCGCGATGCCGCTGGTAACGTCTCACCGATCTCCAACACCGTGCAGATCACCACACAGGGAGGCACGACCGGTGCCTGCTCGGCCACCCCGACCGTGCAGTCCCAGTGGGGCAACGGGTATGTGATCCAGCCGCTGACCATCACCAACACCAGCACCTCGACGATCACCAGCTGGACCGTCACCTTCACCCTGCCGGCCGGGCACACCCTGACCGGCTCGTGGAACGCCACCGTGACCACCAGCGGCCAGACCGTCACGGTCAGAAGTGTCAGCCACAACGGCACGCTCGCGCCGGGAGCCAGCACCACCAGCTTCGGCTTCCAAGCGAGCAGGCCCAACGGCAATACCGCCCTGCCGTCCGGCTACACCTGCGCCTGA
- a CDS encoding NUDIX hydrolase: MQTRRGARIVLLDQDDRILMIRHRYDGVIVVPGSPVREFFWVPPGGGLKEDEDFLQAARRELLEETGLTEVEWGPCLWTLDADVRWGGEPLHMHERYFLARAHGTQTITRAYLEPGEQEGIIDHRWWSLAELVAAETTETLRPVGLPELLADVLAAG; encoded by the coding sequence ATGCAGACCCGACGAGGTGCCCGGATTGTGCTGCTGGACCAGGACGATCGGATTCTGATGATCCGGCACAGGTACGACGGCGTCATCGTCGTTCCCGGGTCTCCGGTCCGGGAGTTCTTCTGGGTGCCCCCAGGCGGAGGATTGAAGGAGGACGAGGACTTCCTTCAGGCCGCTCGTAGGGAGCTGCTGGAGGAGACCGGACTGACGGAGGTCGAGTGGGGGCCGTGCCTGTGGACCCTCGATGCGGACGTCCGGTGGGGCGGCGAACCCCTGCACATGCACGAGCGGTACTTCCTGGCGCGGGCGCACGGCACACAGACCATCACCCGCGCCTACCTGGAGCCGGGCGAACAGGAAGGAATCATTGACCACCGATGGTGGTCCTTGGCTGAGCTTGTCGCAGCCGAGACCACAGAGACTCTGCGGCCTGTGGGACTTCCGGAGCTGTTGGCCGATGTGCTGGCCGCAGGGTGA
- a CDS encoding SAM-dependent methyltransferase gives MSELIEPDAAPWRINPMIPHPARIYDYLLGGKDNFAADREAAEQLVAISPGTREGVRAHRAFLRRAVRHLVGEARIGQFLDIGAGLPTLGNVHEIAQEAIPDARVVYVDNDPIVLTHGRALLTSSPTGVTEVIEADLRRPQDILTHPDVLSVLDFSRPIALIMAGVLHFVADAEDPYASVEQFKEAVPSGSHLLLSHITLDFAPQVSSDEFSKPYDNSAARMVPRTRADVLRFFDGWRLISPGVVEVVDWRPDEDEYQEPIPGGGHAWAYGGIAVKP, from the coding sequence ATGTCCGAGCTGATCGAGCCCGATGCCGCACCGTGGCGGATCAACCCCATGATTCCCCATCCCGCACGGATCTACGATTACCTGCTGGGCGGGAAGGACAACTTCGCGGCCGACCGGGAGGCGGCCGAGCAACTGGTGGCGATCTCCCCCGGCACGCGTGAGGGGGTCCGGGCTCACCGGGCGTTCCTCCGGCGTGCGGTGCGCCATCTCGTCGGCGAGGCGAGGATCGGGCAGTTCCTCGACATCGGCGCGGGCCTCCCGACGCTGGGCAACGTCCATGAGATCGCCCAGGAGGCGATCCCGGACGCTCGCGTGGTCTACGTCGACAACGACCCGATCGTTCTGACACATGGCCGCGCCCTGTTGACCAGCAGTCCCACCGGCGTGACCGAGGTGATCGAGGCCGACCTGCGCCGGCCGCAGGACATCCTGACCCATCCCGACGTGCTGAGCGTGCTCGACTTCAGCCGGCCGATCGCCCTCATCATGGCCGGGGTTCTGCACTTCGTCGCCGACGCCGAGGATCCGTACGCGAGCGTCGAGCAGTTCAAGGAGGCGGTGCCGTCCGGCAGCCACCTGCTGCTCTCACACATCACGCTCGACTTCGCCCCGCAGGTCAGCAGCGACGAATTCAGCAAGCCGTACGACAACAGTGCGGCCCGCATGGTCCCCCGGACGCGCGCCGACGTCCTGCGATTCTTTGACGGCTGGCGGCTGATCAGCCCTGGAGTGGTGGAAGTGGTGGACTGGCGTCCTGACGAGGACGAATACCAGGAGCCGATCCCGGGCGGGGGCCACGCCTGGGCGTACGGCGGCATCGCGGTCAAGCCCTGA
- a CDS encoding MarR family winged helix-turn-helix transcriptional regulator, translated as MTDPGVPAAAAPDAPPPRVSYLVFRLERRIRACLDEALARHGMTTTEYMALSELRLRDAPSSADLARIAFVTPQAMNLVIRDLEQRGLIRRDPHPRGGRALRTRLTPKGLSTLRRCDRSLDSIEAVMLAEIDDPDRTTIAETLTLCARALHPDTQALTPVLRSQKPPPSP; from the coding sequence GTGACCGATCCGGGTGTCCCCGCGGCCGCTGCGCCGGACGCACCGCCGCCCCGTGTGAGCTACCTGGTGTTCCGGCTGGAACGCCGCATCCGCGCCTGCCTGGATGAAGCGCTCGCCCGGCACGGCATGACGACCACCGAATACATGGCGCTCAGCGAGCTGCGCCTGCGCGACGCCCCATCCTCGGCCGACCTGGCCCGCATCGCCTTCGTCACCCCGCAGGCGATGAACCTGGTCATCCGCGATCTCGAACAACGCGGCCTGATCCGCCGCGACCCGCACCCCCGTGGCGGCCGCGCTCTGCGCACCCGCCTTACCCCGAAAGGCCTGAGCACCCTCCGGCGATGCGACCGCTCCCTCGACAGCATCGAAGCCGTCATGCTCGCCGAGATCGACGACCCGGACCGCACGACAATCGCGGAAACGCTCACGCTGTGCGCCCGAGCCCTCCACCCGGACACGCAGGCCCTGACCCCAGTCCTTCGCTCGCAGAAGCCACCGCCGTCGCCCTAG
- a CDS encoding cellulose binding domain-containing protein: protein MRIPDNYNNNNPYRLIFGFHWNGGTANDVDSGGSSGFTWSYYGLRQLANNTAIFVAPQGLNNGWANSGGEDLTFVDNMIRLIEADLCVDTTQLFAGGFSYGGGMSYALACARATVFRAVAVYSGAQLSGCSGGTQPIAYIGLHGISDNVLNISLGRSLRDTFVRNNGCTSQNPREPAQGSLTHIVTAYSGCRSGYPVVWAAFDGGHTPGPVDGSTADDGARTWTKGVVWNFFNQFQGTNDTTPPTAPGTPAVSNVTATSAALTWTASTDQGGSGLAGYNVYREQGATDPLLGQSTTTSITLTGLTAETQYQVYVRARDGAGNLSANSALVTFTTASTGGDTTPPTAPAGLAASGTTTGSTNLSWTASTDDVGVTGYDILRAPGATGGTFAQVGTSATTSFSDTGLTPSTTYRYQVRARDAAGNLSPVSNTVQVTTSGDTTGTCTATPTVQSQWGTGYVIQPLTITNTSTSTITSWTVTFTLPAGHTLTGSWNATVTTSGQTVTAKSVSHNGTLAPGASTTSFGFQASRPDGNTALPSGYTCTGP from the coding sequence TTGAGAATTCCCGACAACTACAACAACAACAACCCCTACCGGTTGATCTTCGGGTTCCACTGGAACGGCGGCACCGCCAACGACGTCGACTCGGGCGGGTCCAGCGGATTCACCTGGTCTTACTACGGGCTCAGGCAACTGGCGAACAACACCGCGATCTTCGTCGCCCCCCAGGGGCTGAACAACGGCTGGGCCAATTCCGGCGGCGAAGACCTGACCTTCGTCGACAACATGATCAGGCTGATCGAAGCAGACCTGTGTGTCGACACCACGCAGCTGTTCGCCGGAGGTTTCAGCTACGGCGGCGGCATGAGTTACGCCCTGGCCTGCGCCCGGGCGACGGTCTTCCGCGCGGTCGCGGTCTACTCCGGCGCACAGCTCAGCGGATGCAGCGGCGGCACCCAGCCCATCGCCTACATCGGGCTACACGGCATCAGCGACAACGTCCTTAACATCTCGCTGGGCCGGTCGCTGCGGGACACGTTCGTCAGGAACAACGGTTGCACTTCCCAAAACCCCCGCGAGCCGGCACAGGGCAGCCTGACGCACATCGTCACCGCCTACTCGGGATGCCGATCCGGGTACCCGGTCGTATGGGCGGCGTTCGACGGTGGTCACACCCCCGGTCCAGTGGATGGGTCCACCGCCGACGACGGCGCACGGACCTGGACGAAGGGAGTGGTGTGGAACTTCTTCAACCAGTTCCAGGGCACGAACGACACCACTCCGCCGACCGCTCCGGGCACTCCCGCCGTCTCCAACGTGACCGCTACCAGTGCCGCCCTGACCTGGACGGCATCCACCGACCAGGGCGGCTCCGGCCTGGCCGGCTACAACGTCTACCGGGAGCAGGGCGCCACCGACCCGCTACTCGGCCAGTCCACCACCACCTCGATCACCCTGACCGGGTTGACCGCCGAAACCCAATACCAGGTCTACGTACGAGCACGGGACGGCGCGGGCAACCTGTCGGCCAACTCCGCGCTCGTCACGTTCACCACGGCCTCCACCGGAGGCGACACCACGCCACCGACCGCCCCGGCCGGGCTGGCGGCCTCCGGCACCACCACCGGCAGCACCAACCTGTCCTGGACCGCTTCCACTGACGACGTCGGAGTGACTGGCTACGACATCCTGCGCGCACCCGGGGCCACCGGCGGCACCTTCGCCCAGGTCGGCACCTCGGCCACGACCTCGTTCAGCGACACGGGCCTGACCCCGAGCACCACCTACCGTTACCAGGTCCGCGCGCGGGATGCCGCCGGCAACCTCTCGCCGGTGTCCAACACGGTCCAGGTCACCACCAGCGGCGACACCACCGGAACCTGCACGGCCACGCCGACCGTGCAGTCCCAGTGGGGTACCGGCTACGTGATCCAACCGCTGACCATCACCAATACCAGCACCTCGACGATCACCAGTTGGACGGTCACCTTCACGCTCCCGGCCGGGCACACGCTGACCGGCTCATGGAACGCCACCGTCACCACCAGCGGGCAGACCGTCACGGCCAAGAGCGTGAGCCACAACGGCACGTTGGCCCCCGGAGCCAGCACCACCAGCTTCGGCTTCCAGGCCAGCCGTCCCGACGGCAACACGGCCCTGCCATCCGGATACACCTGCACCGGCCCGTAA
- a CDS encoding EF-hand domain-containing protein translates to MSQELIEANLSGAFAVLDTDGDGHITAADFTAKADQMCAAFALEPRSPHHTALQRAYAAWWEQIRDGADRDGDGKVSQAEFVAAIRSGTTTDPRYLQTVDAVCHTVFDAADSDGDSRISWEEFARMYGAADMQADTARVAFDHLDTDKDGAISREEFLAGANALLSSADVSQPGTWMLGATSAH, encoded by the coding sequence ATGTCCCAGGAATTGATCGAGGCCAACCTCAGTGGCGCGTTCGCCGTACTCGACACCGATGGCGATGGCCACATCACCGCAGCCGACTTCACCGCGAAAGCCGACCAGATGTGCGCTGCCTTCGCGCTCGAGCCGCGATCCCCGCACCACACCGCTCTTCAGCGGGCCTACGCCGCCTGGTGGGAGCAGATCCGCGACGGCGCCGACCGCGATGGCGATGGGAAGGTGAGTCAGGCGGAGTTCGTCGCGGCGATCCGTTCGGGCACCACCACCGACCCGCGTTATCTCCAAACCGTCGACGCGGTATGTCACACCGTGTTCGATGCTGCCGACAGCGACGGTGACAGCCGCATCAGCTGGGAGGAGTTCGCGCGCATGTACGGCGCGGCGGACATGCAGGCCGACACCGCGCGAGTCGCCTTCGACCACCTGGACACCGACAAGGATGGCGCGATCTCCCGCGAGGAGTTCTTGGCCGGCGCGAATGCCTTGCTCTCCAGCGCGGACGTCAGCCAGCCCGGCACCTGGATGCTGGGCGCGACCAGCGCCCACTGA
- a CDS encoding MBL fold metallo-hydrolase — protein sequence MRLISSGRHHATFEFGDLQVISLRDGYIDMPPTRLRDEDGRTFDELPAAVPLAGDNLRLSVNAFFVTDGTRSVLIDTGASNAWHDPTMGLIYDALDEAGIDRAHVTDVAITHKHEDHASGLIAPDGSEAFTKLERVWIGAGDTSVFTGRLEPIRDRVVPVSEKVAINDWTTAIPTPGHTPGHTVYDVRSGTGHLLVWGDTVHVPTLQFDQPNVSWELDGNQSQARAARAALLRQLTRPHHFVAGAHLDSPGIARVTPSGDGYALEYLAPPIG from the coding sequence ATGCGTTTGATCTCGAGTGGCCGGCACCATGCCACGTTCGAGTTCGGCGATCTGCAGGTGATCTCGTTGCGAGACGGGTACATCGACATGCCGCCGACACGGCTCCGCGACGAGGACGGGCGCACGTTCGATGAGCTGCCGGCCGCCGTCCCGCTGGCCGGCGACAACTTGCGGCTGTCGGTCAACGCCTTCTTCGTCACCGACGGCACGCGGTCGGTTCTCATCGACACCGGCGCGTCCAACGCCTGGCACGACCCCACCATGGGATTGATCTACGACGCGCTCGACGAAGCGGGAATCGACCGCGCGCATGTCACCGATGTGGCCATCACCCACAAGCACGAAGACCACGCGAGCGGCCTGATCGCGCCGGACGGTTCAGAGGCGTTCACCAAACTCGAGCGCGTGTGGATCGGCGCGGGCGACACCTCGGTGTTCACGGGGCGGCTCGAACCGATCCGCGACCGGGTCGTGCCCGTGTCGGAGAAGGTCGCGATCAACGACTGGACCACCGCGATCCCGACACCGGGCCACACACCCGGTCACACCGTCTACGACGTCAGGAGCGGCACCGGCCACCTTCTCGTCTGGGGCGACACCGTTCACGTTCCCACGCTCCAATTCGATCAGCCGAACGTGTCCTGGGAGCTCGACGGCAACCAGTCCCAGGCCCGCGCCGCGCGAGCGGCCCTTCTCCGACAACTGACCCGACCACACCACTTCGTAGCCGGCGCCCACCTCGACTCACCCGGCATCGCCCGTGTAACCCCTTCCGGCGACGGTTATGCGCTGGAATACCTCGCACCACCGATCGGCTGA
- a CDS encoding ankyrin repeat domain-containing protein codes for MEGVAMSDRHFELPAHPNLEYYRKQAKHLHHAYAAGGATAGARVADVLGERAAERFLLSDAQFVLAQEHGFRTWAEFRAHVESRSATEDRPVSRLLGISSGIYASMADTLLVELRRDDPGALQRLRAYVPRHATATSATTADLRDARLIIARELGFPTWQELVSFSEKSRRDLDDRREKRRRLHREAEALLAGDTHRLADLTAEQADTLLHMLAGPEMIPGVRLERELGVPRAAVDVLLGKAGNLDLPLAWAARCNRVEYVRLLLDAGADPGIRKWGITPLENAIYHDNTEVVDLLAEHAIVPQALWTYAACGRLDLVQSCFDADGSLRPDAASTRPNLADTGAGFPSRLPPTDDPEEIVGEAFVHACQHGRIEVVRWFLDRGVHPDVAPYLGRTGLHWAIPGGRLHVIRLLLERGADPSIRDDLLQIDADGWLHIAFAARPHDPVAQQLHDLIESRSR; via the coding sequence ATGGAGGGGGTTGCGATGTCCGATCGTCATTTCGAGCTGCCGGCCCATCCGAATCTGGAGTACTACCGCAAGCAGGCCAAGCACCTGCATCACGCTTACGCGGCGGGCGGTGCGACAGCCGGAGCCCGGGTCGCCGACGTGCTGGGCGAGCGGGCCGCCGAGCGGTTCTTGCTCAGCGACGCACAGTTCGTGCTTGCTCAGGAACACGGATTCCGGACCTGGGCAGAGTTTCGCGCCCACGTCGAAAGCCGCAGCGCCACCGAGGACCGGCCGGTCTCCCGCCTCTTGGGGATCAGTTCGGGCATCTACGCCTCGATGGCCGACACTCTCCTCGTCGAGTTGCGCCGCGACGATCCCGGCGCGCTGCAACGGTTGCGGGCCTACGTGCCTCGGCACGCCACCGCGACCTCCGCCACGACCGCCGATCTTCGCGACGCGCGGCTGATCATCGCGCGGGAGCTCGGCTTCCCGACCTGGCAGGAGCTCGTGTCGTTCAGCGAGAAATCCCGGCGCGATCTCGACGACCGTCGGGAGAAGCGGCGGCGGCTGCACCGCGAGGCCGAAGCCCTGCTGGCCGGCGACACTCATCGGCTGGCCGATCTGACCGCCGAGCAGGCCGACACCCTGCTGCACATGCTCGCGGGCCCCGAGATGATCCCCGGTGTCCGGCTCGAGAGGGAGCTCGGCGTACCACGCGCCGCAGTCGATGTACTGCTCGGCAAGGCCGGCAACCTGGATCTCCCGCTCGCCTGGGCTGCTCGCTGCAACCGGGTCGAGTACGTGCGTCTGCTGCTGGACGCCGGCGCCGATCCTGGCATCCGGAAATGGGGCATCACCCCGCTGGAGAACGCCATCTACCACGACAACACGGAGGTCGTCGACCTGCTCGCCGAGCACGCAATCGTCCCGCAGGCGCTCTGGACGTACGCCGCCTGCGGCCGGCTGGATCTCGTGCAGTCCTGTTTCGACGCGGACGGCAGCCTCCGGCCGGACGCCGCGTCGACGCGCCCCAACCTCGCCGACACCGGCGCAGGCTTTCCCTCCCGGTTGCCGCCGACCGATGATCCGGAGGAGATCGTGGGAGAAGCGTTCGTCCATGCCTGCCAGCACGGCCGGATCGAGGTCGTGCGCTGGTTCCTGGACCGCGGCGTCCATCCCGACGTCGCGCCCTACCTCGGACGGACCGGCCTGCATTGGGCAATTCCGGGCGGTCGTCTCCACGTGATCCGCCTGCTCCTGGAACGCGGGGCCGACCCATCCATCCGCGACGATCTCCTCCAAATCGACGCCGACGGCTGGCTGCACATAGCCTTCGCGGCCCGCCCGCACGATCCCGTGGCTCAGCAGCTCCATGATCTGATCGAGTCTCGATCGCGCTGA
- a CDS encoding XRE family transcriptional regulator — protein MVEQDGDAAEPQHGDDLAGAFGGNVRRRREEAGLTLEQLSTQSSVSRAMLSKVERGEKSPTIGVASRIAHALDASLSDLIGAPAAAASGVAIVMRKNDRPVFRDPETGFERHMVSAAPGAGGAEMVVHYLPAQVSTGLLPAYPPGTEKQLVVLEGTLTVAIGGISETLNTGDSLFFQADADHGFANRTNAPCEYIMVISRRT, from the coding sequence GTGGTCGAGCAAGACGGAGACGCGGCCGAACCACAGCACGGTGACGACCTGGCTGGCGCGTTCGGCGGTAACGTGCGGCGACGCCGCGAAGAGGCGGGCCTGACGCTGGAGCAACTGTCCACACAGTCGTCGGTCAGCCGGGCGATGCTGTCCAAGGTCGAACGCGGTGAGAAGAGCCCGACGATCGGCGTCGCGTCCAGAATCGCCCACGCGCTCGACGCGTCACTCTCGGACCTGATCGGTGCGCCGGCTGCTGCCGCGTCTGGTGTGGCCATTGTCATGCGCAAGAACGATCGCCCCGTTTTCCGTGACCCGGAAACCGGCTTCGAGCGGCACATGGTGTCAGCGGCCCCGGGCGCGGGAGGAGCCGAGATGGTCGTCCACTACCTCCCCGCGCAGGTCTCTACCGGGCTGCTGCCCGCGTATCCGCCGGGTACGGAGAAACAACTCGTGGTGCTCGAAGGCACCCTCACTGTCGCGATCGGCGGGATCAGCGAGACTCTGAACACAGGCGACTCCCTGTTCTTTCAGGCCGACGCGGACCACGGCTTCGCCAACCGAACGAACGCTCCCTGCGAATACATCATGGTCATCTCGCGCAGAACCTGA